TAAGTTCTCGCCGGCAGCCCCCCAGGAGGCGAAAAAAATGCCTCCTGGAGGggcaaacggctggagatgctctaaggtcaTGGTGCCATTttcaatatcaaaaatgctacatctACATAAAGCATTACGAAGTCTTACGTAATCTCTATAACTTATCTCTCGGCCCCCTCTGATTTCAACTGGGTGGGGCCCTTTCGCTAATTTCCTCCAAACAAAAGCCTTTACGTAGATGTAGCATTGCTCTTTCAAGATCCAGACTTCCAGAGGAATGCAATGAGTTccattcaaaaaaaaacttcatgtgTTTTCACCCCATGAATTTGACAGAGCTATGATTTATTCACTTGTCCAACTTGAATTGTTTTCGCTTTATATATAGGCAATTTAGAGAGGTCTGTAGTTTGTTGAAAAGCCTACGATTTTCACAACCACGTGGAGGACACCACAAAGCCAACATTTTTCTCTCGGCCAAAAGCCTGGCAAGGGGTTTCGGAACGCAAATCCAGCCTCAGAACCAGTAAAGCTTTGCTTTCAGGTCAGTGCAACCCCTATGTGCACAAGAGCATAAATTGGTCAAGTCCAAGCAAAAAACTGGGAACAAAATTACGTGatgagatctacatgccaccaagcAAAATGTTTGAACTGTTATCATGATGCACTTGTACAGCACCGTGTTTGAAGGAGGCTTACAACACAAAGTATTACTAGTCTTGAGAGACGGAGAACAACATACAACATGTCACGTCAAAGTTTACAGATCACAGAGATCTCCATCCAAAACTGAGCGGATCTCATTGCAGGTTTCGATATGCTAGCATAGGGGCGAAGGGGCGTGCTACGGTGGCTACGACTACGAGAAGGTGTCCTCCCTGTCCCCCTCAGCGACCTCGCCCTCCTCAATGTTGCTGAACTCCAGGAAGTGCGTCGGCCTGTGGTCCTCATGGTAGAAGTCGCGGGGTGTGCCCAGCTTCATGCTGTACTTCATCAGCGGGTCGTGCTTGACTCCCATGAAGTTGTAGTTCCACGGAGCGTTGTCCGGAACCTGGTGGGAGACGCAAAAGTGAATTGAGTATTCCGAAATTGAGTTGGCTCTAAAGGACAATTTGCAAATATTAATCCTATTAAGATGAGTACACATACCATGTAGAATCCAAGGAAGCGGTCGCTGAGAAGCATCTGGACCTTCTCGTAGTGAGTTGGGAGGTACCCTTGTGGGTTGCTCCCGTTGTCCTTGTTGCCACGGGCCCACTCATAACCACTTGGTGTCAATTTGTACGCAGTCAACGAGCACGATCCTGGGGTGAAGCTGCAGGTCAAAATGATGCACTTCTCACCATCCCACTGCTTGTTGTTCTCCAAAATTTTAGCATGTGATGTCAAATCCTGCAAAGCAGTTCAGCATATGAGACTCACATATCATACCCAAAAAAGGCACTAGGCAATTGAAATGTGCAAGAAACAACAAAATACAGCTCAGTAGCGAGACACTGGCTCACAGGCAAAAAAGGACTACTAAGAATGTGCCAAAAACAACAGAACCAACAATTCAGCACTAAAACTGTCACAGGCAAGAAAAAGTCGCTACTATAAAATGTGCAAGAATCAAAAGAACCAACAGCAATAAATTTTATGTACAGTGCATTGTGAGTTGGAAAGATTAAATTATGTATAACATGCATTTTAATATTCAGAATTCAAATGTCACGAGGGAGACAATTAACCGCTCATGGAAAGACATAAATCTGCTTGATCAGACATTATAGAATTGTGCACTGAAATTCAGCTACTCAGTTTAGATTTTGGATAAGAATCACAAGGTTAGGTTTGAAGATACAAATGGTAGGAGACAAACCTGAGGTGATAGCTgaggagcttcattcggctgggtaTGCATCCATCCCAACGGCTCCAAGTCAGCAAGGAACTCATGCTCTGGGAGATTCGATGGCAAAGTCACCATCTGGTGAGTTCCATGCTGTGGCGGAATGGATATGCATCTGATCTCCTTGACTTGGGGATTATCCTGTGGACTCAGCCCATACAGGAAACCTGCAACCTGTGTCCGTAGATCTGCTATGCATATGAACTTCTTCAATATGTTCTTTGGCATGATGTAAGTATAGCCAGTCTCCTGTACACATAATACAAGCAGTAAGTAACCATTAGGCAATTGTTATTTGGTGGTTTTATGAGTAAATCAAAGAAAAGGAATTGCAGTACTGACCTTTATATCATCCGAGTTAACATAAATGTGGTTGACACGGAGATACAGGTTCGTAGCAGAGATGGCCCTGACACGCCAATCTGTCTTCGATGCAAACGCTGCTTGCTCATACGGACTGGTTGTTGTGACGATGAGCTCATCTCCATGCACATTAACTGTCCTTGTTGTCTGTGCAGTTACCTGATTTGTCTCTCGGGACTGCAAATTCAAGCAAATCCAAAAATGAGGAAAACTGACGCAATTACTATGCATAGAAACTAGACACAAAGGCTGGTATAGAAAGGTTACCTGTTTCTCAATCTCAGCTATCTGTTGCCTCTGCTGTGACGGTGGAGCTATTTCAGCACCAAGTATTATATCACGAATCTCAGATTGCGTAAGTGCAGAAGTATTAACGTTGTTTTTCTTTGCATAATCAGAAAGAATGAGATCCCTGAGTGCACATTCGACCTTCAGCCACTGCTCGTCAGTCAAAGATGGCCAGATATGATGTGGTTCCGTAACAATTGTCTTGTCAGGCTTCAGCAACATCTTGGCCTTCTCATTATTGACATGTAATGCTCGTAATATAAGCACAAGACGAGAGAATGCGGTGTAGGACGAGATACTTttcagccagtcatcgtatatgttatAAAGAACCATCTGCGGTTCCGTAGCCTTGAGAATAAGATCACCAAACTTCTCAATCTTCAAGCAAGCTTGGAATGGCAGCTGCAACTCACTGCCCTTGATAACAATGTTAGGGAAATCAAGCAGATGGACTTCCAATGGATCCAACATACCCTTCCTTGTCACAATAATTTGCTTTGGCTGCTCTTCTACAGGAAGAGACCGAACTAACGCAGCAACCTCCTCAGCAGTTTTCCACTTGGCCAGCTGCCCTAGACGCTTTTGTCCTGCCCATACACTTGTGTGGATGACCTGCAGATTATAATCCATTTTCATTTAAGTCTTCCAAGTTGTGATGCTGCACAGTTATGCAATAATTGCAACAAAACTAGAGGTAAAAGCAAAAGAAAAGGAACAAACCTTCAGAAATAGTTGCCCAGTTCTTGGATTGAAAATAAAGATAGCACCGTTGATAGGTTTGGTGGTCAGGTTACCCTCGAAGGTTTTGTGAATGGTAACTCGATAGACATTCGTGTCATCCACAAACCATATGATTTGATTGCTGAATATCTCTCCATAGTTCTGCGAAGACAGATATGGTTCGGTGGGTTCAGATGAATACAACTGAAGACCCTTTCTTATTCTCTCCCTCAGCACATACAGAGCAGGATTTGACTGTCAAAGGAGAAAATAAACAAGAATGTCATTTATTAAGTAAGCCAAAAAAAATTACTACAACACAGATAAAGCAATAGAGCTAGATTTGTTACAGTTAGCATGGTTATTACCTTCATGATCTTGTTCATTGCTTGCTGGAGGAGGGGTTTTGACCCAGGGAACCAATTGCCAAAAGCAGAGTGCAAATTATAAGCTAGATCAAGTCCAATCATCACTCCTGCAATAAATATTAATCAGCATTAAGCACAGAGGATTCAGACAAGACAAGAAATTGAAAGTTAATGGATACTCAAAATCATACCAGTCGGAGAAGGGTAGATGGACATATTATCTGTCGTGTAGTCCATAAATTTTGCTCTTGTATAACGTTCTATGTCATGTGAATCGTAGTCTCCCCATCGTAGTTGCACATCAATCCAGTACTTGTTACTCGCTTTCTGATCAAAGACATCCTTTGACTCAGAAACTAAGCTTGGTTTGGACATCTGCCACCTATGTGCAGCAAAAAGGAGGACATCTGCACATGAACTGTTCATCTTGTAACTCTTCCTGGGATGTATTGTCTCCTTCTGTACTGTCTCAATCTCCAGCGCATCCAACTCCTGATCCAGAACTTGGCAAAGATCCATAACAACACTTTCATGGACCTTCTGCCAAAGATGTGCACGGAAAATCTGAATCAGAGAGATCTTCAGGGTTGGAATTTTACCATGCATGAATATCCCTGTCAGATCTAGCTGAACCTGGAAACCAACATATACGTTTGCACGATTAATGGTTGGCGACCACCAGAGGGTAAATCTTCTGTTGGGGATTTGATTAAGCCCAGAACGCTGTGCATTTGTCAGCTTTTTGTACTTCATCGATTCCTCGAAACCTGAAGCCTTCTCCCAAAACAAACCCTCCCAAGTAGGGAAATATGTTCCTTTAAATAAGGTATGCTCCAGGATACCTTCCACACCACCAAGTGCTTGGATGACATCAGTTCTGTAGTTATTCAGATTCCACAGCTTTCCATCATGTCGCTGATGTGTCCACCAGAATGGGTTCTGTTTCAGCACTTGAtactgcttaaagtctgtccgcacTCTCCACCCTTTGTCATAGGCCAAAGTGTGGCGGTCTTTCTGGAATAAAGTGTTGATACGGGGTATGCCTCTATCCCATGAATCTTCCAGATCTTCAAGTGTTAAGCGCCTATTCTGCGATTGTGCTTCCTGCCTCTTCAAAGCATACTCAGCCCAAACACGCTGAGAATCAATGAACTCGCTCTCCCATGGTTGGATGTAGCGATACAAGTTGGGGATAAGCTGGTCCTCTTCATGACTCATACCACTTCGAAAATGTGTCACACCAACATCTGTCTGTTTGCTATACCTAAGATCACTCTGTGGTATCAAAATGTGACCCATTGACAACATACCCAAACCTCCAATTTCCTTGGGTGTATAGAAGATAACTGGTGGAAACCTGCTAGGCATCTTCGAGTTCAGGCCAATCTTTATGCGAGTCTGGATCTTGTTTTCACATTTTACAAGCAGATCCAGTAGTTCCTGTGTATGAACAGTTGCTTCACGGAAATATGTCATGAGGCCGATGAGAGCAGTGTTCCACTTGTTGACTATCTTGGTAAATGTCGTTGACCCTGATGACATAAGGATTTGCCTGACACGGTTCTCAAACACCTTCATGTGTTCATCATCAACCCTCAAAAATGCAATAGCTGTCCTTTCTTTTGTCTGCTCATTCTGCAAGTTCCATACTCCATCCTTCGTGTTGCTGAATGCCTCCTGAGTCATACGTATCTTCGGCAGTATACGGACCTCAAACCCAGACATGCTAAAGAGCAGGTTTGGGTTATCCTTGCTGTATACAGAGACAAAGCCATTCTCCCATTCTAATGTAGTAATGCTCCTTGGCAGGCGATTCTTCATATCCCAAAATACACTTCTTCCCAGATTAACATCATGCTTCATGAGCCTCATTCTTGCATCTCTAGGCCAACATTTCTTGTTGTTGTAACCGACCATGTTCTCATTATTAGGATCAGGATGCTCTGTCAAGTACCGCTGAATCAAATCCCTTGCCTCTTCATGAGTGAACCGGAACATTATATGCACCTTATCAATATATCGAGAATACAGCCTGATGGGATGCCTTGTCTCAACTTTAGTGTCAGTGTATGTAAGGAACTCATTTGGCATCTGAGGCGGCCCTGCAATCTCACTAGCTCGTGTTAAACCAAGAAGTAGGAGATCCAGCACCAGCCCATAGTACTGCACAATAAAAGATGCAAACTGAAGACCTCGAATAAGCCCATAAGAATTTGTGTGACTCATATCCTTGTAAGACAGCACAACATTGTTCTTTGCAGTGACATAATCAGCGATGTTATGGTCCAAGACCAACCGAAGAAGCCTGTTCAACAGAGTCAgatcaattttttcaaagaacttCTCAAATTTTGTCTGCAGCATCACAACACACTGCCCATCGCTAGTGTCCCATATGTC
This portion of the Triticum dicoccoides isolate Atlit2015 ecotype Zavitan chromosome 7A, WEW_v2.0, whole genome shotgun sequence genome encodes:
- the LOC119332253 gene encoding pre-mRNA-processing-splicing factor 8A-like, producing MAAAPPPPGTAGAGLPPPPPPPAAAPPQAGQPLTPAELEAQLVEKARKWHQLNSKRYGDKRKFGFVEAQKEDMPPEHVRKIIRDHGDMSSKKYRHDKRVYLGALKFVPHAVYKLLENMPMPWEQVRHVKILYHITGAITFVNEIPWVVEPIYLAQWGSMWIMMRREKRDRRHFKRMRFPPFDDEEPPLDYADNLLDVEPLEAIQLELDPEEDGAVYNWFYDHNPLVKTNFINGPSYRKWNLSLPIMATLYRLAGQLLSDLTDRNYFYLFDMESFFTAKALNMCIPGGPKFEPLYRDMEKGDEDWNEFNDINKLIIRQPLRTEYRIAFPHLYNNRPRKVRLCIYHTPMIMYIKTEDPDLPAFYYDPLINPITSTSKVDRREKKASEDDDEDDFSLPEGVEPLLNRTPLYTDTTAAGISLLFAPRPFNMRSGRTRRAEDIPLVSEWFKEHCPPAYPVKVRVSYQKLLKCYVLNELHHRPPKAQKKKHLFRSLQATKFFQSTELDWAEAGLQVCKQGYNMLNLLIHRKNLNYLHLDYNFNLKPVKTLTTKERKKSRFGNAFHLCREILRLTKLVVDANIQFRLGNVDAFQLADGLQYIFSHVGQLTGMYRYKYRLMRQIRMCKDLKHLIYYRFNTGPVGKGPGCGFWAPMWRVWLFFLRGIVPLLERWLGNLLARQFEGRHSKGVAKTVTKQRVESHFDLELRAAVMHDVLDAMPEGIKQNKARTILQHLSEAWRCWKANIPWKVPGLPVPIENMILRYVKSKADWWTNVAHYNRERIRRGATVDKTVCRKNLGRLTRLWLKAEQERQHNYLKDGPYVTPEEAVAIYTTTVHWLESRKFSPIPFPPLSYKHDTKLLILALERLKESYSVAVRLNQLQREELGLIEQAYDNPHEALSRIKRHLLTQRAFKEVGIEFMDLYSYLIPVYEIEPLEKITDAYLDQYLWYEGDKRHLFPNWVKPADSEPPPLLVYKWCQGINNLQDIWDTSDGQCVVMLQTKFEKFFEKIDLTLLNRLLRLVLDHNIADYVTAKNNVVLSYKDMSHTNSYGLIRGLQFASFIVQYYGLVLDLLLLGLTRASEIAGPPQMPNEFLTYTDTKVETRHPIRLYSRYIDKVHIMFRFTHEEARDLIQRYLTEHPDPNNENMVGYNNKKCWPRDARMRLMKHDVNLGRSVFWDMKNRLPRSITTLEWENGFVSVYSKDNPNLLFSMSGFEVRILPKIRMTQEAFSNTKDGVWNLQNEQTKERTAIAFLRVDDEHMKVFENRVRQILMSSGSTTFTKIVNKWNTALIGLMTYFREATVHTQELLDLLVKCENKIQTRIKIGLNSKMPSRFPPVIFYTPKEIGGLGMLSMGHILIPQSDLRYSKQTDVGVTHFRSGMSHEEDQLIPNLYRYIQPWESEFIDSQRVWAEYALKRQEAQSQNRRLTLEDLEDSWDRGIPRINTLFQKDRHTLAYDKGWRVRTDFKQYQVLKQNPFWWTHQRHDGKLWNLNNYRTDVIQALGGVEGILEHTLFKGTYFPTWEGLFWEKASGFEESMKYKKLTNAQRSGLNQIPNRRFTLWWSPTINRANVYVGFQVQLDLTGIFMHGKIPTLKISLIQIFRAHLWQKVHESVVMDLCQVLDQELDALEIETVQKETIHPRKSYKMNSSCADVLLFAAHRWQMSKPSLVSESKDVFDQKASNKYWIDVQLRWGDYDSHDIERYTRAKFMDYTTDNMSIYPSPTGVMIGLDLAYNLHSAFGNWFPGSKPLLQQAMNKIMKSNPALYVLRERIRKGLQLYSSEPTEPYLSSQNYGEIFSNQIIWFVDDTNVYRVTIHKTFEGNLTTKPINGAIFIFNPRTGQLFLKVIHTSVWAGQKRLGQLAKWKTAEEVAALVRSLPVEEQPKQIIVTRKGMLDPLEVHLLDFPNIVIKGSELQLPFQACLKIEKFGDLILKATEPQMVLYNIYDDWLKSISSYTAFSRLVLILRALHVNNEKAKMLLKPDKTIVTEPHHIWPSLTDEQWLKVECALRDLILSDYAKKNNVNTSALTQSEIRDIILGAEIAPPSQQRQQIAEIEKQSRETNQVTAQTTRTVNVHGDELIVTTTSPYEQAAFASKTDWRVRAISATNLYLRVNHIYVNSDDIKETGYTYIMPKNILKKFICIADLRTQVAGFLYGLSPQDNPQVKEIRCISIPPQHGTHQMVTLPSNLPEHEFLADLEPLGWMHTQPNEAPQLSPQDLTSHAKILENNKQWDGEKCIILTCSFTPGSCSLTAYKLTPSGYEWARGNKDNGSNPQGYLPTHYEKVQMLLSDRFLGFYMVPDNAPWNYNFMGVKHDPLMKYSMKLGTPRDFYHEDHRPTHFLEFSNIEEGEVAEGDREDTFS